GATAAAGAGATTCCAAAGATGTAGATTGTGACATTGTGTAATAACATTGATTAGCACAGATAACAGGCAAAGTGAATAGGATAATTTCTTGTAAAGGAGGACAGAAGAATTCGCCCCATATCTCAGTTTGCTTTATAAATAACAGTCTCTTGGTCACTTCACACATGTCCTAGACATTAAATAGTTCACATTGATGGACGATCACAGCATACTGAATGGGAAATTCACACAAAAaccaccaaaaaattaaacaagtaaaAGATTGATATATGCCACCTATTGAAATCTAGAAGTCAGCAAACAGCAGtagctttaaaaaaatattactactCAAACTACAATAAACTAGGAGGGTGGAAACAGTTACACAATATGAAAGGTACCAAATGAAAACCCTCTGAAAACTTTAAGTCCTAAGTAATAAGTCTATCACGATGTCTCCCGGTAGATTACACCTGAATGCTGCTTTACAAGGTCATGACTTTTGGAGGACACATTTCTCGTACAGAGCGAGGATGTCCTTCTTGTTGGGATTCCTCAACTGGAGTAGTTCCGCTCCAAAATTATGTTTCGTGAGTTCCTGTTTAAGTTTCTGGACAGTGAATTTTGTGTAGTCTTCGGGATTGGTCTGCTGACTGTGGCTATCATCATCTCCCTGGAATATAGAGCCACCATCTTCTGCTTGAGTGTGCTTTAGAGGGCTGGTCGTGCTTCTGGATCGCTTATTTGCTCGAGTTCTGTCACTTGTGTCCATGTCTTGAACAGATTCAAAACCCATTTCATAGTCATCTGCCCTTATACGCTTCCCATGTGAAGCAGTCTTAAGCTTACTATCCAGTGCTGTTTCAGTTATTCGAACTGAAGTCAATTCTTGCTGTAACTTATCAAGTTTTGCTTGCGCTGCTTGCAGCTGAAGTGAAAGAGCTTCAGCCCTGTTATTTGCATCAGCATGTGCGGCCCGCTCTGTATCCAGAAGATCTTGAAGAACTTGAACTGTACTAGCCCTTTGCTCATTATTTGATTGCAAAAGTGATTCTATTTCTTTCTCCCTTTCTTCAACTCTTCCCTCCAGCATAGCAACTTTTGAATGAGCTTTCATCTCTGATCGACGAATGCTCTCTAGTTCATCGGCTAAGTCACCTTTCTCTCTATGCAAATTCTCTATAAGCCTTTCAGCCCTCTCAATCTGTGCCAATCTTTCCATTGCCAACCTCTGCATCTCACTCTTATCCTTCTGGGCAGTATCTGAATGAGCTCTTGCTTTATCAGCAATTTCTGTTGCCCTGGCAGCTTCTCTTTCTGCAATTTTACATCTTTCCTGGACTTCCTCAAACCTTTTGCTATCAGATAAGTACTTCTGCTCCAAATGAATCTTCTCTTGCTCCAGtatcttcttttctctctcaaatGAGTGAGCCTTGGCACTAGCAGTTTCCAATTTTTCACTCAACTGTTTGATTTGCAGCTTCGTTGATGCCATTTCAGCATCATAACTATCTACTTTTGATTTAGCAGCCTGCACCGTCATAGCCAGTTGCAAGCATTAATGTTAAGCATAAAAAGCTAGTTGCTGATCAAAACAGGCATAAGTGAGAAGAAAGATGAACAACATAATATTTGTTGATCATGTGAAAAAATACAGCTTACCTTCAACTCTAATTTTAGTGTAGTCAAGCACTGCTCAGCATATTCAATCTTCGACGCCTTATCCTTCAGTTCTTCTTCCTGTATATCCattaacaaatataaaaaaaaaaaattacagaaaCAGTATAGAAACTACAAACCACAAAAAATCAGCACCCTGCGAATACAATTGTTAACTATGAAAAATTTAAAGAGATGGAAGAATAAAAGAGCTCACCCTCTCAGCCAAAGTAATTGCAAACTCTTCTCTAAGAGCATCTTCTCTTTTCTGTGTTTCTTTGCTTGTGCGCTCTTGAACAACAGCAGCCTTTTCTAGAGCAGCTTTAGCTTCCCTAACAGCAACATCATACTTCCGCTTCCACTCCTCTGACTCCTCCTGAGCTGACTGAGCGTGTTCCTTAGCGGCAGCTAGCCTTGCTTCAGCAGCACTGCTCCGAGACTTGAGAACTGCAATTTCAGAACTTGCTTGATCTTCCTCTGCCTTCTGCTTTGATAAGATCTGCTCATATTTTCTTTGCCAGTCTACAGATTCTTGCTTTGCTGAATCCAGTGCCTTCAACAAGCTAGAGCACCTCTCACCCAGTGAACTGCAATTACTCTGTAAGTTTGCTATCCGAGCCATATATTCATCAGCTAGCTGCTTCTTCTCGCCAATAGATTCCTCATAACGCTTCAGATATTCAGACTTTGACTTATCACTTGCTTCCAGCTGCTTGTTAAGCAACGCAAGCTTATCTTCAATTGATCGGCATTTTAATAGAAGAGTATTTTTCTCTGATCCAACTTGGTCAACTAATCTCTTGGTGAGATCAAGTATTGGACCTTCAAAACTGGGATTTTATTGAATTCAAAAGGCATGCCCTTACACACATTATTCACACACAAAACGAAATTAAAACAAAGGAAAAATCATTGCAAACCTTTTCTGTAAGAACATGGCCAGCTTCTGCCATTTTCCAGGACCATGACTTGACTTTTCATACTCTGATACAAGACCATCAAGGACCTAGAAAACAACCACCACTGAACACATAAGATAAGTTTCCCTTCTAACTTTTTACAAGAAAATGAAGGTCAAGTCTACATACATCTATCAAAGAAGATTGCAAGATAAAAACAAATCAACAAAGGACTACAATTTATATGGGAATTGCTAGATGTGCCCTTTGTGACTCCAAATGAAAAACATGTTCACACAAAATTAAAGCTTCAAATAGAAAAAAGACCAGCTCCACTCACAACTCCAAAGGCAAAGGTTTCCACAATAGCTAAAGCTCTATATACTTAATAGCTTGTTTCTGGAGCTAAAAGCTCCATTGGTTGCTCCAGAGTAGATATTTCATATGCAATTTACAGGGTGATTGTCGGCTGAAAGAAGATTCAGAGTGGTTCATTCACTAGACTAATTTGCAGGGCATAACATGGTTTCTTATACCCTTGGAATTTCATTTCTTATTCAATAATTATTGCAAAGAAGGGGGGCAGGGATGAGGAAACTCGATAAATTtcgacacaaaaaaaaaatgcagtcTGAGTAATAAAATTGATACATTGTTGAAACTACACTTAACAAAGAAGACTAAGAAACACACTTACCAAAAATGCTTACCTTCACAACATTGTCGAAATTAGCAGCACTAGCATGGCAAGCTGTTCTAAGCTTCCTTTCCATGCTTTGCAAAGCATTTGAACATTGCATTTCTGCTTCCATATAAGCACTCTTCTTGTAATCCTGTGTGTTTagccaataaaataattaagtatgcTAGGTGAAAATGATCAAACACATGAGCATGTATACAGAGACAGCCACTGCTGCGTAAAATAGGTAGATATTCAAGAGTGCTACTGTGCTGAAAGTCATCCAAGAACTACATTCACATGATTGCTGGTTGTTGAAGCCTGTCTACATTTAGTGGTTTTTATGTTCTTAGGCTGTAGAGTGCATAAACCTAATTTTAACCATTGAGCTGAagtatttatttgataattaccTCAAACGCCTTTTTGAAGAACTTCTGCAAAGTTCCCTCatatttctttcttactgaaccAGCCCCTACAGCAGCAGCATTGAATGCAGCCAATGATTTCTGTACTGCTTCTTCATGAGCATCCCTCAGCGTATCCTACAAAAATGTGTTTAGAAGAAAATAATAGAAACCTGATAAACAAGAATACTGTATCATCACTTACTTCTTCTGGAGGCTTTGAACGGTCAAATGAAGACATATAAACCTCTGCTGCGGAATCATACGCTCTCCGACACTCAGCTTCTTCAACACTCTGCGAAGCATTTATAGGTACGCATAAAATGATGATACAAAAACTCTAAAAGTAATCCCAAATGATGTCTCACAACTCATGCTTACAACACTAGTTAAACAAGTGCAAATAATATTTGCTGATTAAAAAAATTGGGGAAGTGAACTCCAAATTTATTGCATGCACTCATTACCACATTGGCTCAATAAGCCGTGAATAACATTATTTAAAAGTGAAAGCAGTGATTCAAAATAGTACTTTAGCTGATTAGACTGAGCTTTGGATCTAAATATTGACATGTTTCATACCCACTCTATTAATCTGTTGAAACTTTTGTTATCTTAATATTAGCAAGTTTATATACCCCACTTACATGACAAGACAGGCTTAATATCCTTTTGGGCATCTCTGCTCACGTCATATCTTAATTTGTACAAAAGACGTTATTGTGAGGTGGTAAGGCCATCTCCAACCCAAACATTATTTTAAAGCTGTTCAACTTCACTTTATCACCTTTAATTACTATTTCATCTCCAACACGCTGCTTCAAATTACTTCAAGAaagaatattcttctttttattcctttttatcatcaataactaatttataatagCCTATAAGAGAATATAAATATActtgaaatatattattaaggCTATTGTAGGTAATTAATCCTGACTATATAACTAGTTTTGCCTTCATTATTGAAGTCAAATAGTTGATTTCTTCAAAATAGAGATAAAGATAAAGCTCCATTACTAATTTTTGTTTCAAAATAAAAGTGGCTTTAGTAGAGCCACAGTTGGAGATGCGTTAATGAAAGGCCTCAAGGCTTCTAAGCGTATGCCTCCATGGGGTCAGGTGCTGACTCAAATGGCCCCTAACTGTGCCTTCTGGACTCATTTCTAACTTGGTTGCTTGGCCAAACACTTTAATGGGTTCAGTAAGCCCAATAGTGATTTTAATGCAATACTGACAGCCCAATCTAAAATTACATTGATGTATAACCAAAAAAATTTCCTTGCACTGTAGATTATATTgctatagaaaattaaaaataaaatagaaggcTTCATTTGTTTCCTTAATTGAAAGTTTTAGATAGCTTGTGGGACATTTTATCCTATCTTTGAGTATGtaatttcaattttactatAAATTTCTAGCATTAATTTATGTTAaagatttattaattttgattagCAATATTTGGCACTTTCAGGTAGTTTACAGGTACTTCTATAATTAAATGTTTGAGACTTACACCTCGCCTCACCAAAACAAAATACATAGAAGTTATTTTGCAAAGTGGTTATTGGCATAACCTGGTGGTACTACATCTCTCCTCATAAAGAGGTGTCAAGTTCAAATTCCCTCTCCCAAGTGTCAAAAATgtgcttttcaaaaaaaatcctCCACTTATTTTGTAAGTACATGGTTTAGGAAAGTGTTAGAAATTTATGCCTTATAAATTAATTCTGTTGTTCTGAGTCagcaaaaaattaaactttcgCCTCAATCTATCAAAAGTGTAGGTTTCAATACTCTACATTCTGAAACACGGGGTTTCCTCATTTTTATTGGGCTTCAAATTTAttggatttaattaaacaa
This region of Cannabis sativa cultivar Pink pepper isolate KNU-18-1 chromosome 7, ASM2916894v1, whole genome shotgun sequence genomic DNA includes:
- the LOC115697845 gene encoding uncharacterized protein LOC115697845 → MFTMFRGKESSPSVSPQSPSPSSVAPSMTGPARPLRLVYCDEKGKFRMDPEAVATLQLVKGPIGVVSVCGRARQGKSYILNQLLGRSSGFQVSSTHRPCTKGLWLWSAPIKRTALDGTEFSLLLLDSEGIDAYDQTGTYSTQIFSLAVLLSSMFVYNQMGGIDEAALDRLSLVTQMTKHIRVRASGDRTSASELGQFSPIFVWLLRDFYLDLVEDDRRITPRDYLELALRPVQGSGKDIAAKNEIRDSIRALFPDRECFTLVRPLNNEAELQRLDQISLNKLRPEFKSGLDALTKFIFERTRPKQVGATIMTGPILVGITQSYLEALNKGAVPTISSSWQSVEEAECRRAYDSAAEVYMSSFDRSKPPEEDTLRDAHEEAVQKSLAAFNAAAVGAGSVRKKYEGTLQKFFKKAFEDYKKSAYMEAEMQCSNALQSMERKLRTACHASAANFDNVVKVLDGLVSEYEKSSHGPGKWQKLAMFLQKSFEGPILDLTKRLVDQVGSEKNTLLLKCRSIEDKLALLNKQLEASDKSKSEYLKRYEESIGEKKQLADEYMARIANLQSNCSSLGERCSSLLKALDSAKQESVDWQRKYEQILSKQKAEEDQASSEIAVLKSRSSAAEARLAAAKEHAQSAQEESEEWKRKYDVAVREAKAALEKAAVVQERTSKETQKREDALREEFAITLAEREEELKDKASKIEYAEQCLTTLKLELKAAKSKVDSYDAEMASTKLQIKQLSEKLETASAKAHSFEREKKILEQEKIHLEQKYLSDSKRFEEVQERCKIAEREAARATEIADKARAHSDTAQKDKSEMQRLAMERLAQIERAERLIENLHREKGDLADELESIRRSEMKAHSKVAMLEGRVEEREKEIESLLQSNNEQRASTVQVLQDLLDTERAAHADANNRAEALSLQLQAAQAKLDKLQQELTSVRITETALDSKLKTASHGKRIRADDYEMGFESVQDMDTSDRTRANKRSRSTTSPLKHTQAEDGGSIFQGDDDSHSQQTNPEDYTKFTVQKLKQELTKHNFGAELLQLRNPNKKDILALYEKCVLQKS